From Scatophagus argus isolate fScaArg1 chromosome 10, fScaArg1.pri, whole genome shotgun sequence, a single genomic window includes:
- the LOC124065945 gene encoding girdin-like isoform X3, with product MESEVFAPLLEQFMLTPLVCWVKTVGQPTVTDGNKLSEYIELVDGIYLNEIMLEINPKATVQRTNKKVNNDPTLRIQNLSILIRQIKAYYQETLQQLVMMPLPNMLVLGRNPLSEQGLEEMKKLLLLLLGCAVQCEKKEDYIERIQTLDFDTKAAIASHIQEVTHNQDNVVDLQWLESGEMPPEDLDSLSRNLAFHLKHLVDERDTQLETIVELTQERDCVQLSPLAPCPTQSPGDSPSMRRTESRQHLSVELADAKAKIRRLRQELEEKSEQLLDTRQELENMEVELKRLQQESYQLLSDARSARAYRDELDALREKAIRVDKLESELSRYKERLHDIEFYKARIEELKEDNQVLLETKAMLEEQLDSSRTRSDKLHLLEKENLQLKSKIHDLEMERDMDRKRMEELLEENLVLEMAQKQSMDESLHLGWELEQLSKTPELTEVPQKSLGEEVNELTSSRLLKLEKDNQTLLKTVEELRGAASQDTVAKLAKVNQENQRLNQKLEQLESELTTDRESLCSAESLSTDLMKEKALLEKTLETLRENSERQLKGLEQENKHLSQTVSSLRQRCQVGAEARVKDVEKENRVLHESICEMTAKLNKMEFERKQLRKELEVMKEKGERAEELEIQMQKLERDNESLQKKVASLGITCEKVSSLEKENTELEAEGRRLKKKLDALKNMAFQLEALGKENSQLEEENLQLRRSAESLRSAGAKAAQLETENRELESERSQLKRSLELLKASSKKTERLEMSYQGLDTENQRLQKALENSSKKIQQLEAELQEVETENQTLQRNLEELKISSKRLEQLEQENKTLEQESSQLEKDKKLLEKENKRLRQQAEIRDSKLDDNNQRISTLEKENRTMGKEMIFFRDSCTRVKDLERENKELVKQATIDKKTLITLREELVSEKLRTQQMNNDLEKLTHELEKIGLNKERLLHDESSDDRFKLLETKLESTLKSSLEIKEEKIAALEARLQESSNLNQQLRQELKTVKKNYEALRQREEEEKMVQSSPLKGGDDPQAVSKWEKESHEATRELLKVKDRLIEVERNNATLQAEKAALRSQLKQLETQSSNLQAQIVAVQRQTASLQENNTTLQTQNAKLQVENSTLSSQSAALMAQNAQLQSQQSSVEGEREGALKEKEELRATYELLLRDHEKLAALHERQAAEYEALIGKHGGLKSSHKSLEQQHRDLEDKYKQLLQRKGELEELEKNLKEQQEKMALENQTHQATADQCKLLKEENDRLNTAYRQLMKDNELLQQDHKNVKSQLNNAKLDQTKLEAEFSKLKEQYQQLDITSTKLTNQCELLSQLKGNLEEENRHLLDQIQTLMLQNRTLLEQTMESKDLFHVEQRQYIDKLNELRRQKEKLEEKIMDQYKFYDPSPPRRRGNWITLKMRKLIKPKSRERMRSLTLTPSRSELGDGFLSFPQDSQDSSSIGSGSNSLDDTLTQKRSSTIKRLPFMRNRSKDKDKAKAIYRRSMSMNDLLQTMAVAGGPGNQWAGSIENLDGAEAGDASMTSSSSRRGGQRMKELALSTNAIDCAALTLPSAGHSRAKLRLQIKDNASCEDVASSLDDPKSQGTLNGSLSRPHSESSGEFSLSLDQEVWSSSGSSPVQQPTSSRSSHQSPLGLRRSLDPSTTAGIPGQTRNNEVLSLQQFLDEGIDPAESGSQENLTVDSPRLSTSSEHVQKERITTKSRGILRSSSGKAAPVSSDRPPRSTGQPGRPSLRKAESTRVRGSVPVRSSLSSQGKATSVSERLDSASSTLPRASSVISTAEGTTRRTSIHDLLSKDNRQPVSVDAAPPVASTKSTPSEYHPNSTNLKGPLPATTTSMPKSLSLPCHSLEDPDLSTLESFLGPSFTVESVFMDSIFSESAGKNLPFLSLNPTLVSNISGPPPNKTHPPPVPNHSSIQNQSPHSQIKSNGQMISSPASLKENNEGVNPNGVNNSDQSLSPEDSQSLWYEYGCV from the exons agCAAGGTCtggaagagatgaaaaaattgttgctgctgttactAGGCTGTGCTGTACAG TGTGAGAAGAAGGAAGACTACATTGAGCGTATCCAGACTCTGGACTTTGACACTAAAGCTGCCATAGCATCCCACATCCAAGAG GTGACTCACAATCAGGATAACGTAGTGGACCTGCAGTGGTTAGAAAGTGGCGAAATGCCTCCTGAGGACCTTGACAGCCTCTCCAGAAACCTGGCTTTCCACCTTAAACACCTGGTGGATGAGAGGGATACACAGCTGGAG ACCATAGTGGAGTTAACCCAGGAGAGAGACTGTGTGCAGCTGTCCCCACTGGCTCCCTGTCCGACTCAGTCTCCCGGTGACTCCCCCAGTATGAGGAGGACCGAAAGCCGACAGCATCTCTCTGTGGAGTTGGCAGATGCCAAGGCCAAGATCAGACGGCTTCGACAGGAACT agaggagaagagtgaGCAGCTTTTGGACACCAGGCAGGAGCTTGAGAACATGGAAGTGGAGCTCAAAAGGCTTCAGCAAGAG AGTTACCAGTTGCTGTCAGATGCTCGCTCGGCTCGGGCCTACCGTGATGAACTGGATGCACTCAGAGAAAAAGCAATCCGTGTTGACAAACTGGAAAGCGAGCTGAGCCGATACAAGGAGAGGCTTCATGACATTGAGTTTTACAAGGCCAGAATTGAG GAATTGAAGGAGGACAACCAGGTCCTGTTGGAGACTAAGGCCATGTTGGAGGAGCAGCTGGATTCTAGCCGGACCCGGTCTGACAAACTGCACCTGCTGGAGAAAGAAAATTTGCAGCTCAAATCCAAGATTCATGACTTGGAGATG GAGCGGGACATGGACCGTAAGCGTATGGAGGAGCTGTTGGAGGAGAACCTCGTGCTTGAGATGGCCCAGAAACAGAGCATGGATGAGTCTCTGCACCTGGGTTGGGAGTTGGAGCAGCTTTCCAAGACACCAGAACTGACGGAAG TCCCTCAGAAGTCTCTCGGTGAGGAGGTGAATGAGCTGACCTCGAGCCGCCTGTTGAAGCTGGAGAAAGACAACCAGACTCTGCTGAAGACTGTGGAGGAGCTCAGAGGAGCAGCCAGTCAGGACACTGTGGCAAAACTGGCCAAAGTCAATCAGGAAAACCAGAGACTGAACCAGAAA ttgGAGCAGCTGGAGAGTGAACTGACAACAGACAGAGAGTCGCTCTGTAGTGCCGAGTCACTCAGTACTGACCTGATGAAGGAGAAAGCTTTACTGGAGAAGACTCTGGAAACTCTCAGAGAAAACTCTGAGAGACAG CTGAAGGGTCTGGAGCAGGAGAACAAGCATTTGAGCCAGACGGTGTCATCTCTGCGTCAGCGCTGCCAGGTTGGAGCTGAGGCCCGGGTGAAGGATGTTGAGAAAGAGAATCGAGTTCTCCACGAGTCCATCTGCGAGATGACTGCCAAACTCAATAAGATGGAATTTGAAAGGAAACAGCTAC GTAAAGAGCTCGAAGTGATGAAGGAGAAaggtgagagagcagaggaattGGAGATTCAGATGCAGAAGCTGGAAAGGGATAATGAGAGCCTGCAGAAGAAAGTTGCCAGTCTTGGGATCACCTGTGAAAAG gtgtctTCCTTGGAGAAGGAGAACactgagctggaggcagagggTCGTCGTCTGAAAAAGAAGCTGGATGCCCTGAAGAACATGGCTTTCCAGCTGGAGGCTCTGGGAAAGGAGAACTCCCAGCTTGAGGAGGAGAACCTGCAGCTTCGACGTTCGGCTGAGAGTCTCCGGTCAGCTGGAGCTAAGGCCGCTCAGCTGGAAACGGAGAACAGGGAGCTGGAGAGCGAGAGGAGCCAGCTGAAGCGCAGCCTGGAACTGCTCAAAGCCTCATCCAAGAAGACGGAGAGGTTAGAG ATGAGTTACCAGGGCCTAGATACAGAGAACCAGCGCCTGCAGAAGGCTTTAGAGAATAGTAGCAAGAAGATCCAGCAGTTGGAGGCAGAACTGCAAGAGGTGGAGACTGAGAATCAAACTCTCCAACGAAACCTGGAAGAGCTCAAAATCTCCAGCAAACGCttggagcagctggagcaggag aacaagactCTGGAGCAGGAAAGTTCCCAGCTAGAGAAAGATAAGAAACTTCTGGAAAAGGAGAACAAGCGGCTGAGGCAGCAGGCCGAGATCCGTGACTCCAAGCTGGATGACAACAACCAGCGGATCTCCACTTTGGAGAAAGAGAATCGGACAATGGGCAAAGAGATGATCTTCTTCAGGGACTCCTGCACGAGGGTCAAAGatctggagagagagaacaaggaGCTGGTCAAGCAGGCCACCATTGATAAGAAGACCCTGATCACACTGAGAGAG GAGCTTGTGAGCGAGAAACTGCGGACTCAGCAGATGAACAATGATCTGGAGAAACTGACCCATGAGCTGGAGAAGATTGGACTGAACAAGGAAAGGCTGCTGCATGACGAGAGCTCTGACGACAG GTTTAAGCTCCTTGAAACCAAACTGGAGTCGACTCTGAAATCATCGTTGGaaattaaagaggaaaagatTGCCGCCCTGGAGGCCAGACTGCAGGAGTCTTCGAACCTCAACCAGCAACTTCGTCAGGAGCTCAAGACG GTGAAGAAAAACTATGAGGCTCTGCgtcagagggaggaggaggagaagatggtgCAAAGCTCCCCCCTGAAAGGAGGGGATGACCCTCAGGCTGTCAGTAAATGGGAGAAGGAGAGTCATGAAGCCACCAGGGAGCTGCTGAAAGTCAAAGACAGACTCATTGAGGTGGAGAGGAAC aatgCCACGCTGCAGGCTGAGAAGGCTGCCCTGAGGAGCCAGCTTAAACAACTGGAAACGCAAAGCTCCAACCTGCAGGCCCAGATCGTGGCCGTGCAGAGACAGACTGCTTCTTTACAGGAGAACAATACAACACTACAGACGCAGAACGCCAAGCTGCAG GTGGAGAACTCCACCCTGAGCTCTCAGAGTGCAGCCCTCATGGCCCAGAATGCCCAGCTGCAGAGCCAGCAGAGCAGTGTGGAGGGTGAACGCGAGGGAGctctgaaggagaaagaagagctgAGGGCCACCTATGAGCTGCTCCTCCGTGATCATGAGAAACTGGCGGCGCTCCACGAGAGGCAGGCGGCTGAGTATGAAGCCCTGATCGGAAAGCACGGGGGCCTGAAGAGCTCCCACAAGAgcctggagcagcagcacagggacCTGGAGGACAA GTACAAGCAGCTCCTACAAAGGAagggggagctggaggagctggagaaaaATCTGAAGGAGCAGCAAGAAAAAATGGCCTTGGAGAACCAAACACACCAAGCCACAGCCGACCAGTGCAAGCTGCTCAAAGAGGAAAATGATAG ACTGAACACAGCCTATCGTCAGTTGATGAAGGACAATGAGCTCCTCCAGCAGGACCATAAGAATGTAAAGAGCCAGTTGAATAATGCCAAGCTGGACCAGACCAAGCTGGAGGCTGAATTCTCTAAACTAAAGGAGCAGTACCAGCAGCTTGACATCACTTCCACCAAGCTCACCAACCAGTGTGAG tTGTTGAGCCAGTTGAAAGGaaacctggaggaggagaatcGTCACCTGTTGGACCAGATCCAGACTCTGATGCTACAGAATCGCACACTACTAGAGCAGACCATGGAGAGCAAGGACCTGTTCCACGTAGAGCAAAGACAATACAT AGACAAGTTGAATGAACTGAGGAGGCAGAAGGAGAAACTGGAGGAGAAGATCATGGACCAGTACAAGTTCTACGACCCCTCACCTCCACGCAG GCGTGGCAACTGGATCACTTTGAAGATGAGGAAGTTGATCAAGCCGAAGAGCCGGGAGAGGATGCGCTCTCTCACGCTGACTCCCTCTCGGTCAGAGTTGGGCGACGGTTTCCTGTCCTTTCCCCAGGACAGCCAGGACAGCTCATCCATAGGCTCTGGCTCCAACTCGCTAGATGACACACTTACACaaaagaggagcagca CTATAAAAAGGCTGCCTTTCATGAGGAACAGATCCAAGGACAAAGACAAGGCCAAGGCCATCTACCGGCGCTCCATGT CCATGAATGACCTGCTGCAGACCATGGCGGTGGCAGGCGGTCCCGGTAATCAGTGGGCAGGCAGCATCGAGAACCTTGATGGTGCTGAGGCTGGAGACGCCAGCatgacaagcagcagcagcaggcgtGGCGGGCAGCGCATGAAGGAGCTCGCCTTGTCCACCAACGCCATCGACTGTGCCGCTCTCACCCTGCCCAGCGCAGGGCACAGCAGGGCCAAGCTCCGGCTTCAAATCAAAG ATAACGCCTCTTGTGAGGATGTTGCCAGCTCCTTAGATGACCCAAAGAGTCAAG GCACGTTGAATGGCAGCCTCAGCAGGCCTCACAGTGAGAGCAGCGGAGAGTTCAGCCTGAGTTTGGATCAGGAGGTGTGGtccagcagtggcagcagcccTGTCCAGCAGCCCACCTCCTCGCGCTCCTCCCACCAGAGCCCCTTGGGGCTGCGCAGGTCCCTCGACCCGTCCACCACCGCAGGCATTCCCGGTCAGACCAGGAACAATGAGGTTCTGTCCCTGCAGCAGTTCCTGGATGAGGGTATTGATCCTGCAGAG TCTGGCAGTCAGGAGAACCTCACCGTAGACTCCCCTCGCCTCTCCACTTCTTCTGAGCATGTGCAGAAAGAGCGCATTACCACAAAGAGCCGGGGTATACTGCGCTCCTCCAGTGGGAAAGCAGCGCCAGTCAGCTCTGATCGTCCGCCGAGGTCCACTGGACAGCCAGGTCGCCCATCCCTTCGTAAGGCGGAGAGCACCCGTGTGAGAGGCTCCGTCCCGGTCCGCTCCAGCCTATCATCACAGGGCAAGGCCACGTCTGTCTCTGAACGATTGGACTCTGCTTCCTCTACGCTGCCCCGGGCCAGTAGCGTCATCTCCACCGCTGAGGGCACCACAAGGCGCACCAGCATCCATGACCTGCTCTCGAAGGACAACCGGCAGCCTGTGTCTGTTGATGCTGCTCCTCCCGTTGCCTCCACCAAGTCTACACCCAGTGAGTACCACCCCAACAGCACCAACCTTAAAGGACCCCTTCCCGCCACCACTACTTCCATGCCCAAGTCACTCAGCCTACCTTGCCATAGCTTGGAGGATCCCGACCTCTCCACCCTCGAGTCATTCCTCGGGCCTTCCTTCACTGTAGAGTCTGTGTTCATGGATTCCATCTTTAGTGAGTCGGCGGGAAAAAATCTCCCCTTCCTGTCTCTAAACCCCACCCTAGTCAGCAACATCAGTGGGCCTCctccaaataaaacacaccctCCTCCAGTCCCAAACCACAGTTCTATCCAGAACCAGTCCCCTcacagtcaaatcaaatcaaatggcCAAATGATATCCAGCCCTGCCAGTCTGAAAGAGAATAACGAGGGCGTTAATCCCAATGGTGTGAATAATTCTGACCAGTCACTGAGCCCAGAGGACAGCCAGTCTCTGTGGTATGAGTAcgggtgtgtgtga